A window from Polyangium spumosum encodes these proteins:
- the ung gene encoding uracil-DNA glycosylase yields the protein MKVDLPRSWKNVLSAELSRPSFAELCAFVDEERRTHVVYPPERDVWNAFKKTPFAEVRVVLLGQDPYIGEGQAHGLCFSVCHGRRVPPSLANMFRELRADIPGFEVPDHGCLEPWAAQGVFLLNTILTVRAGEAGSHRGKGWETFTDGVIAALSAREEPLVFALFGAHAQKKARLVDTSRHPIVKTGHPSPLSVRSFAGTRPFSAINAALRSIGKAEIDWRLPPREALGAAAALAGTAGARG from the coding sequence ATGAAGGTCGATTTGCCTCGTTCCTGGAAAAACGTCCTCTCGGCTGAGCTCTCGCGCCCCTCTTTCGCCGAGCTCTGCGCGTTCGTCGACGAGGAGCGGAGAACCCACGTGGTGTATCCTCCCGAGCGCGACGTGTGGAATGCATTCAAGAAGACCCCATTCGCGGAGGTCCGCGTGGTCCTGCTCGGCCAGGACCCGTATATCGGGGAGGGTCAGGCGCACGGGCTCTGCTTTTCCGTTTGTCACGGCCGCCGTGTGCCGCCCTCGCTCGCCAACATGTTCCGCGAGTTACGCGCCGACATCCCCGGCTTCGAAGTGCCCGACCACGGCTGCCTGGAGCCCTGGGCCGCGCAGGGCGTCTTCCTCCTGAACACCATCCTCACGGTGCGCGCGGGCGAGGCGGGATCTCACCGCGGCAAGGGGTGGGAGACGTTCACGGACGGCGTGATCGCGGCCCTGTCGGCGCGCGAGGAGCCACTCGTCTTCGCGCTCTTCGGTGCACACGCGCAGAAAAAGGCGCGCCTCGTGGACACGTCGAGGCACCCGATCGTGAAGACCGGCCACCCCTCGCCGCTCTCCGTGCGGAGTTTCGCGGGGACGAGGCCATTCTCCGCCATCAACGCGGCATTACGTTCGATCGGGAAGGCGGAGATCGACTGGAGGTTGCCGCCGAGAGAGGCGCTCGGCGCGGCGGCGGCGCTCGCCGGGACGGCGGGGGCGCGAGGGTAA
- a CDS encoding type IV pilus twitching motility protein PilT, with protein MPQLKALLENLLRPDVTEVALATGRNPCAKVGGVYEIIDRSILSTEDILQMLVTAGGSRHVEGLGPKPVQWGCRVDGIGAIAIAAVRNTNAVQARLTRLAQDPRKEAQPPAPAPPPAQASLPAASMIAPAPMIHAASPSFELDLDDRRTPAPPQAPPAAPKEATRPRNFAITLDDPADPTLLAAAASAAHFATGALDDILLTARSEGASDLHLVAGRPPLFRIGGKLVPRGPVVEPQALERMLTPRLPERLRDQLALDGSCDFALDDRRIGRSRVNVTRQRTGLKASFRLVSREIPTLAELGLPDAIALATRHHQGLIVLTGPTGHGKTTTLAALVDIINSETSHHIITVEDPIEYVHPRKKAMMSQREVGSHTRTFPSALKASLREDPDVIVVGELRDTETVRMALSASETGHLVLGTMNTPSAAKTIDRLIDLFPPGDQQQVRVTLAGGLRLVVSQRLLPRKDGPGMIAAVEMLPGSVPLWNLIRESKTWQIPSLQQRGKGFGIVRLDDSLAELVRAGRASLEDALLVAEAPDKLEEALVGKKGGA; from the coding sequence ATGCCCCAGCTCAAAGCCCTGCTCGAGAACCTCCTCCGGCCCGACGTCACCGAGGTCGCCCTCGCCACCGGCCGGAACCCCTGCGCCAAGGTAGGCGGCGTCTACGAGATCATCGACCGCTCGATCCTGTCGACGGAAGACATCCTGCAGATGCTCGTCACGGCCGGAGGCAGCCGCCACGTCGAGGGCCTCGGCCCGAAGCCCGTGCAGTGGGGCTGCCGCGTGGACGGCATCGGCGCGATCGCCATCGCCGCCGTGCGGAACACGAACGCCGTGCAGGCCCGGCTCACGCGCCTCGCCCAGGATCCACGCAAAGAAGCCCAGCCCCCGGCCCCCGCACCTCCGCCGGCCCAGGCCTCGCTCCCCGCGGCATCCATGATCGCCCCGGCCCCCATGATCCACGCGGCTTCGCCCTCGTTCGAGCTCGATCTCGACGACCGCCGCACGCCCGCGCCCCCACAAGCCCCGCCGGCCGCGCCGAAGGAGGCCACGCGCCCGCGCAATTTCGCGATCACCCTCGACGATCCGGCCGATCCCACGTTGCTCGCGGCCGCCGCGTCCGCCGCCCATTTCGCCACGGGCGCGCTCGACGACATCCTGCTCACGGCGCGCTCGGAAGGAGCGAGTGATCTGCACCTCGTCGCGGGCCGCCCGCCGCTCTTTCGTATCGGCGGCAAGCTCGTCCCGCGTGGCCCGGTCGTCGAGCCGCAGGCCCTCGAGCGTATGCTCACGCCGCGGCTCCCCGAGCGCCTGCGGGACCAGCTCGCGCTCGACGGCTCCTGCGACTTCGCGCTCGACGACCGCCGCATCGGCCGCTCGCGCGTCAACGTCACGCGCCAGCGCACCGGCCTGAAGGCCTCGTTCCGCCTCGTCTCCCGCGAGATCCCGACCCTCGCCGAGCTCGGCCTGCCCGACGCCATCGCGCTCGCGACGCGCCACCACCAGGGCCTCATCGTGCTCACCGGCCCCACGGGGCACGGCAAGACCACCACGCTCGCCGCCCTCGTCGACATCATCAACAGCGAGACCTCGCACCACATCATCACGGTCGAGGACCCCATCGAGTACGTCCACCCGCGCAAGAAGGCGATGATGAGCCAGCGGGAGGTCGGTTCACACACGAGGACCTTTCCATCGGCGCTCAAGGCGTCTTTGCGCGAGGATCCGGACGTCATCGTGGTGGGCGAGCTGCGCGACACCGAGACCGTGCGCATGGCGCTCTCCGCGAGCGAGACCGGGCACCTCGTGCTCGGCACGATGAACACGCCGAGCGCGGCGAAGACCATCGACCGGCTCATCGACCTCTTCCCGCCCGGCGATCAGCAGCAGGTGCGCGTCACGCTCGCCGGTGGCCTGCGGCTCGTCGTGAGCCAGCGGCTCTTGCCGCGGAAAGACGGCCCCGGCATGATCGCCGCCGTCGAGATGCTCCCCGGATCCGTGCCGCTCTGGAACCTCATCCGCGAGAGCAAGACCTGGCAGATCCCGAGCCTGCAGCAACGCGGCAAGGGCTTCGGCATCGTGCGGCTCGACGACTCGCTCGCCGAGCTCGTCCGCGCGGGGCGCGCCTCGCTCGAAGACGCGCTGCTCGTCGCCGAGGCGCCGGACAAGCTCGAAGAGGCGCTCGTCGGCAAGAAGGGAGGCGCGTGA
- a CDS encoding type IV pilus twitching motility protein PilT: protein MARIDRLFDELLARKGSDLHLGVGYPPLLRARGELVPMRDAPIDADEMEELLFEITSSEEREKITNELDLDFAYQYEDKARFRANYFHKITGLAAVFRIIPTKILTLDDLGCPPVVRKLADKRSGLLLVTGPTGSGKSTTLAAMIDHINTTRPCHILTIEDPVEFVHPPKMSQVTHREVGPHASSFASAIRSAGRENADVILIGELRTNETMKLALQLASFGVLVFGTVHTNSAAATIDRIINAFPADEQPQVRGMLSESLVAIVAQQLLKTADGKGRVAAHEILVGSAALASMVREGKTFQIPNIMQAGQAQGMQTMDMALERLVQKGTISPEVALEKAIDKESFQKVVAQRLAGG from the coding sequence ATGGCCCGCATCGACCGGCTCTTCGACGAGCTGCTCGCTCGCAAGGGCAGCGATCTGCACCTCGGCGTCGGGTATCCGCCGCTGCTCCGCGCGCGCGGCGAGCTCGTGCCGATGCGCGACGCGCCGATCGACGCGGACGAGATGGAGGAGCTGCTCTTCGAGATCACGTCGAGCGAGGAGCGCGAGAAGATCACGAACGAGCTCGACCTCGATTTCGCCTACCAGTACGAGGACAAGGCGCGCTTCCGGGCGAACTATTTCCACAAGATCACGGGGCTCGCCGCGGTCTTCCGCATCATCCCCACGAAGATCCTCACGCTCGACGATCTCGGCTGCCCGCCGGTCGTCCGCAAGCTCGCGGACAAACGCAGCGGGCTCCTGCTCGTCACGGGCCCGACGGGCAGCGGCAAGTCGACGACGCTCGCGGCGATGATCGATCACATCAACACGACGCGGCCCTGTCACATCCTGACGATCGAGGATCCGGTCGAGTTCGTGCATCCGCCGAAGATGTCGCAGGTCACGCACCGCGAGGTCGGGCCGCACGCGTCGAGCTTCGCTTCGGCGATCCGCAGCGCGGGCCGGGAGAACGCGGACGTGATCCTCATCGGCGAGCTGCGGACGAACGAGACGATGAAGCTCGCCTTGCAGCTCGCGAGCTTCGGCGTGCTCGTCTTCGGCACCGTGCACACGAACAGCGCGGCGGCGACGATCGACCGCATCATCAACGCCTTCCCCGCCGACGAGCAGCCGCAGGTGCGGGGCATGTTGTCCGAGAGCCTGGTGGCGATCGTGGCGCAGCAGCTCCTCAAGACCGCGGACGGCAAGGGGCGCGTGGCGGCGCACGAGATCCTGGTGGGCTCCGCGGCGCTCGCGTCGATGGTCCGCGAGGGCAAGACGTTCCAGATCCCGAACATCATGCAGGCGGGGCAGGCGCAGGGGATGCAGACGATGGATATGGCCCTCGAGCGCCTCGTGCAAAAAGGGACGATCTCGCCGGAGGTCGCGCTCGAGAAGGCGATCGACAAGGAGAGCTTCCAGAAGGTCGTCGCGCAGCGCCTCGCGGGTGGATGA